From the genome of Nitrosomonas sp., one region includes:
- the gshA gene encoding glutamate--cysteine ligase, whose protein sequence is MSKPVSQIHHVIIDDRTLWTDLVHGLKGIEKEGLRITRDGALSTTPHPISLGAALTHPHITTDFSEALLELITPAMSDENELANYLTDLHKYVCSHIGDELLLAASMPVGDLQDSAIPIAVYGSSNVGKMKHIYRRGLSHRYGRCMQVIAGIHFNYSPPESFWPGYQQLMNDTGSLQSFRTNTYLGMIRNMQRYGWLILYLFGSSPAVSKSFIDSRRSISAAAFERLQDTTYYKPYATSLRMSEAGYVNPVQRMFHISFNRIEDYIRDLRKATSISFLDYERIGVHEQGEYRQLNTSFLQIENEYYTPVRPKQSTISNERPTQALQQRGIQYIELRSLDIDFFEPTGISTQTMRFLEAFNLFCLLQESPHHDMEQQAEINNNMLLTANQGRAPALKLSDNGQEIHLQHWALELCQEMQPVCEMLDHGHVNRPYTTALQKQIEAIRYPECTPSARMLSTLLDQKLSITELVLQKSHEYTHYFKHDALRDSTRKQFDIQVQTSLQEFQRLNNAHQIPFEQYLCNYFTDHETAETQHALNNAVHHDQCCVQINGRQS, encoded by the coding sequence ATGTCAAAACCCGTTAGCCAGATTCATCATGTCATCATTGACGACAGAACACTTTGGACTGACTTAGTTCATGGTCTGAAAGGTATAGAGAAAGAAGGTCTTAGAATCACACGGGATGGCGCGCTATCAACAACACCCCATCCGATTTCATTAGGCGCCGCATTAACGCACCCGCATATCACCACCGATTTTTCTGAGGCGTTATTGGAACTCATCACCCCGGCAATGTCTGACGAGAATGAACTGGCAAATTATTTAACTGATCTGCACAAATACGTCTGTTCCCATATCGGCGATGAATTGCTGTTGGCAGCAAGCATGCCCGTAGGCGACTTGCAGGATTCGGCAATTCCTATTGCTGTCTATGGCTCATCCAATGTAGGAAAAATGAAACATATTTACCGGAGAGGCCTAAGCCATCGTTACGGTCGCTGTATGCAAGTCATTGCGGGCATTCATTTCAACTACTCACCGCCCGAATCGTTTTGGCCGGGATATCAGCAATTGATGAATGACACCGGTAGTCTACAATCATTCAGAACGAATACTTATTTGGGCATGATCAGAAATATGCAACGTTACGGTTGGCTCATTCTGTATTTATTCGGTTCTTCGCCGGCAGTCAGCAAAAGCTTCATCGACAGCCGCCGCTCCATAAGCGCTGCTGCATTTGAGCGACTTCAGGATACGACTTATTACAAGCCTTATGCGACATCTTTGAGAATGAGCGAAGCAGGCTATGTTAACCCCGTACAAAGAATGTTCCACATTTCGTTTAACCGCATCGAGGATTACATCCGTGATTTGCGCAAGGCAACATCGATCTCTTTCTTGGACTATGAAAGAATCGGCGTACACGAGCAAGGCGAATACCGTCAACTGAACACCAGCTTCTTGCAAATTGAAAATGAATACTATACGCCGGTGCGTCCAAAACAATCGACAATTTCCAACGAACGGCCCACGCAAGCGTTGCAGCAGAGAGGGATTCAATATATTGAATTGAGGTCTCTAGATATTGATTTCTTCGAACCAACGGGCATTTCCACGCAAACCATGCGGTTTCTTGAAGCATTTAATCTGTTTTGCCTGCTCCAGGAAAGTCCACATCATGACATGGAACAACAGGCAGAAATTAATAACAATATGCTGTTAACCGCCAACCAAGGCAGAGCGCCAGCCCTTAAATTATCCGATAATGGACAGGAGATACACTTACAACACTGGGCGTTGGAACTGTGCCAGGAAATGCAGCCGGTTTGCGAAATGCTGGATCATGGCCATGTCAACCGGCCTTATACAACGGCGTTACAAAAACAAATTGAAGCGATTCGTTATCCGGAATGCACGCCGTCAGCGAGAATGTTGTCAACGCTACTCGATCAAAAGCTTTCAATAACCGAACTGGTGTTGCAGAAGTCACACGAATACACGCATTACTTCAAACATGACGCACTCCGTGATTCGACCAGAAAACAATTCGATATACAGGTACAGACTTCGCTTCAGGAATTTCAGCGATTGAATAACGCGCATCAAATCCCTTTTGAACAGTATCTTTGCAATTATTTTACCGACCACGAAACAGCAGAAACTCAACATGCGTTGAATAACGCCGTTCATCATGACCAATGCTGCGTTCAGATAAATGGCAGACAATCATGA
- a CDS encoding ATP-binding protein, giving the protein MAHSDKDTKQKLDQFEEEILRLEMENNDLRAKNKRYEHDRYKLQEIQKISDVGSWELNYFSGIFKCSPELADMLLVEPENETINSWHKFLTLIPENERDQFKDMLEEAVDQKQIYSFEHRLMTPANQELYVLHHCKTFYNSMGMPTSTLGLVQDITAKQKTNIELEKRVAKRTQALLKAKEAAETANIAKSNFLANMSHEIRTPMNGVIGNLHLLKMTALNNRQKDVLQRIEYSSNALLEIINDILDVSKMESGQLRLENKAFDFITLINGVEKELSFQAEKKGIQLVFVADKAIPATVVGDSVRVRQVLVNLIGNAIKFTQQGTVSCTFSCNNSSKVGKTNLTITVEDSGIGIPEDCMDDLFTPFTQADSSITRRFGGTGLGLNIAKRIVDAMDGEISVHSQVGVGTKFIVNFSLDSGNCNNRKRSSTSNSKETVAVLQDKKVLLVEDNDVNQMVATELLKQLGMHVSAANNGEEALSMLDKQQFDVVLMDIQMPVMDGYTAVQAIRNSKQYRLLPVIAMSANALQSDIEQSMQAGMNDHLGKPVVPDLLKEKLLKFLV; this is encoded by the coding sequence ATGGCCCACTCAGATAAAGACACCAAGCAAAAGCTTGATCAATTTGAAGAAGAAATTCTCCGTTTGGAAATGGAGAACAATGATCTTCGCGCCAAGAATAAACGCTACGAGCATGATCGCTACAAGCTGCAGGAAATTCAGAAAATTTCTGATGTTGGCAGCTGGGAACTAAATTATTTTAGCGGCATATTCAAATGTTCTCCGGAATTGGCTGATATGCTGCTCGTTGAACCAGAAAATGAAACGATAAATTCCTGGCACAAATTTTTAACGTTAATCCCTGAAAATGAGCGTGACCAGTTTAAAGACATGCTGGAAGAAGCGGTTGATCAGAAGCAGATTTATTCCTTTGAACACCGTTTAATGACACCGGCCAATCAAGAACTGTATGTATTGCATCACTGCAAGACTTTTTATAACTCAATGGGAATGCCAACTTCAACGCTCGGACTGGTTCAAGATATTACGGCAAAACAAAAGACCAATATTGAACTGGAAAAACGTGTCGCCAAACGCACCCAGGCGCTTTTAAAAGCGAAGGAAGCGGCGGAAACCGCCAATATCGCAAAAAGTAATTTCCTGGCCAATATGAGTCATGAAATCAGAACGCCCATGAACGGTGTGATCGGGAATCTTCACTTGTTAAAAATGACAGCGCTCAATAATCGTCAGAAAGATGTATTGCAGCGCATTGAATATTCATCGAATGCTTTGCTCGAAATCATCAACGACATTCTTGATGTTTCCAAAATGGAATCAGGCCAGCTCCGGCTGGAAAACAAGGCGTTCGATTTCATAACGCTGATCAATGGCGTTGAAAAAGAATTGTCCTTTCAAGCAGAGAAGAAAGGCATCCAGCTTGTTTTTGTAGCCGACAAGGCAATTCCGGCAACAGTTGTTGGAGACTCGGTTCGAGTTCGACAGGTGTTGGTAAATTTGATCGGCAATGCGATAAAATTTACCCAACAAGGCACAGTAAGCTGCACCTTTAGTTGCAATAATTCCAGTAAAGTGGGCAAAACAAATCTCACAATAACGGTTGAAGACTCCGGAATTGGCATACCTGAAGACTGCATGGACGATTTGTTTACACCTTTCACGCAAGCAGACAGTTCCATCACCAGACGTTTTGGCGGCACCGGTCTCGGTCTCAACATCGCCAAACGAATCGTCGATGCCATGGACGGTGAAATATCGGTACACAGCCAAGTAGGTGTCGGCACCAAATTTATTGTCAATTTCAGTCTGGACTCTGGAAATTGCAACAATAGAAAGCGGTCAAGTACTTCGAACTCCAAAGAGACTGTGGCCGTATTGCAAGATAAGAAAGTGCTTCTGGTTGAAGATAATGATGTTAATCAGATGGTGGCGACTGAACTTCTGAAACAATTGGGCATGCATGTTAGTGCAGCCAATAATGGTGAAGAAGCATTATCGATGCTGGATAAACAGCAGTTCGATGTAGTGTTGATGGATATCCAGATGCCTGTCATGGATGGTTACACCGCAGTCCAAGCAATTCGCAACAGCAAACAGTATAGATTACTGCCTGTTATAGCCATGTCAGCCAACGCACTTCAATCTGACATTGAGCAATCCATGCAAGCGGGGATGAACGATCATCTGGGCAAACCGGTAGTTCCTGATTTGCTGAAAGAAAAACTGCTTAAGTTTTTGGTTTAG
- a CDS encoding cobalamin-independent methionine synthase II family protein, with the protein MSNQIPTEQIGSIPRTQRLIDAYRKYDAGKLGVDILDQIAQEETITVVRELEDLGCPVISDGEQRKFDGFAHYCLHGSDRFNGKGLSVVFSDGHVRELSPTLTKPPFKYQHTADEYLEFVLKHAHVPVKQAIISPSMLSLLYPVDGLEGYSRTQFFDDLVKAHVEEVRRCLAIGAHKVQIDFTEARLSLKLDPSGGMLDAFVDLINQCLSHFNDEEIQKIGIHTCPGGDMDATHSADVDYKFLLPTLFKIRAGNFYVAMAGEENPRKALRLIKNIIQPFQRVFVGVINPIVSEIETANKVRDRILEAAEYIPLEQLGTTDDCGFSPFTDDTSTSRDIVYQKIRARLEGTRLAEDILFK; encoded by the coding sequence ATGTCTAATCAAATTCCGACTGAACAAATTGGATCAATTCCTCGTACTCAGCGGCTCATTGATGCCTATCGAAAGTACGATGCAGGAAAACTTGGCGTAGATATATTGGACCAGATTGCGCAAGAAGAAACCATCACCGTGGTCCGAGAACTGGAAGATCTGGGTTGCCCGGTAATCTCGGATGGTGAACAACGCAAGTTTGATGGTTTTGCCCATTATTGTCTGCACGGTTCGGATCGCTTTAATGGCAAAGGATTGTCCGTTGTCTTTTCCGATGGCCATGTGAGGGAACTTTCGCCTACCCTGACCAAACCACCCTTTAAATATCAACATACTGCAGATGAATATTTGGAGTTCGTGCTCAAACATGCGCATGTTCCGGTTAAACAGGCAATAATTTCCCCTTCAATGTTGAGTCTGCTCTACCCGGTCGATGGCTTGGAAGGTTACAGTCGCACTCAGTTCTTCGATGATCTGGTTAAGGCGCATGTTGAAGAAGTGCGCCGCTGTCTTGCAATAGGCGCTCACAAGGTACAGATTGACTTTACCGAAGCGCGGCTATCACTCAAGCTTGACCCTTCAGGCGGTATGCTGGATGCTTTTGTCGATCTGATTAACCAGTGTCTTTCTCACTTCAACGACGAGGAGATCCAGAAAATTGGTATTCATACCTGCCCGGGAGGAGATATGGATGCTACCCACAGCGCCGACGTGGACTATAAATTTTTGCTGCCAACCTTGTTTAAAATCAGGGCAGGGAATTTTTATGTGGCCATGGCCGGTGAGGAAAATCCTCGCAAGGCGCTGCGCCTGATTAAAAATATCATCCAGCCGTTTCAACGCGTTTTTGTGGGCGTGATCAATCCCATTGTTTCAGAAATTGAAACAGCAAATAAAGTGAGGGATAGAATCCTGGAGGCAGCCGAATATATTCCGCTCGAACAACTTGGAACAACGGACGACTGCGGATTCTCGCCGTTTACCGATGATACCTCAACCAGCCGTGACATTGTTTACCAAAAAATACGCGCACGTCTGGAAGGCACCCGTTTGGCCGAAGATATTTTGTTTAAATAA
- a CDS encoding DUF4156 domain-containing protein has protein sequence MRRILIVLCGVLLVSSCAWVKVSSMGESVRLVQSTKTVESCKRLGNVNAKVVSKVIFERDTEKVAAELANLARNEAGLLGGDTIIPITEIYDGRRRFAVYQCFQSKRNN, from the coding sequence ATGAGACGGATTCTTATTGTTTTATGCGGCGTGCTGTTGGTGTCTTCCTGTGCATGGGTTAAGGTGTCTTCGATGGGCGAGAGCGTTCGTCTGGTTCAATCAACGAAGACAGTCGAGTCGTGCAAGCGATTGGGAAATGTGAATGCCAAAGTTGTCAGTAAAGTGATTTTTGAACGTGATACGGAAAAAGTCGCCGCTGAACTCGCCAATCTTGCACGTAACGAGGCCGGTCTGCTAGGTGGCGATACCATTATTCCGATTACAGAAATATATGATGGCAGACGCAGATTTGCGGTTTACCAGTGTTTTCAGTCCAAACGCAACAATTGA
- a CDS encoding NAD(P)/FAD-dependent oxidoreductase: MARIVILGAGIGGVPMAYEMKEAVGKSHEVIVISDTPTFHFVPSNVWVPSGWRKADALKIELAPVMQKKGIEFIQKAASSIDPENNQVLLNDQTSVAYDYLVIATGPRLAFDEIPGLGPNGHTSSVCHVDHAAVAAEDWNRFVADPGPIVIGAVQGASCFGPAYEYLMVLETELRNRKMRDKVPMTFVTSEPYIGHLGLGGVGDTKGLLESALREKTIKWITNAKVDKIEPGRIFVTEVDEDGNDKKHHELPFKHSMMLPAFTGVDAVRHVKADGLVNPRGFVLVDEYQRNAAFKNIYAVGVCIAIPPIEKTPLPVGAPKTGYMIESMVTAVAHNITEELAGREPSYKATWNALCLADFGDTGVAFLAKPQIPPRNTTWSSEGKWVHLAKIGFEKYFMRKIRKGISEPYYEKLVLNLLGLTRLKDKGE, translated from the coding sequence ATGGCGCGAATCGTGATTTTGGGTGCGGGTATTGGCGGTGTGCCGATGGCTTACGAAATGAAGGAAGCGGTCGGGAAAAGTCATGAAGTCATTGTGATTTCGGATACGCCAACATTTCATTTTGTTCCTTCAAATGTCTGGGTTCCATCCGGGTGGCGTAAAGCGGATGCGTTGAAGATTGAGCTGGCGCCCGTGATGCAGAAAAAAGGCATAGAATTTATCCAGAAAGCGGCATCATCGATCGATCCGGAAAACAATCAGGTGTTGCTCAACGATCAGACGTCCGTAGCCTACGATTATCTGGTCATTGCCACCGGACCCCGACTGGCCTTTGACGAAATTCCTGGTTTAGGACCCAATGGTCATACCTCATCGGTTTGTCATGTCGATCATGCTGCTGTAGCGGCAGAAGACTGGAACCGGTTTGTTGCAGATCCCGGCCCGATCGTCATTGGCGCAGTGCAGGGGGCATCCTGTTTTGGTCCGGCATATGAATATCTGATGGTGCTTGAAACGGAACTGCGTAACAGAAAAATGCGCGATAAAGTACCGATGACTTTTGTCACTTCAGAGCCTTATATCGGCCATCTGGGATTAGGCGGGGTGGGTGATACCAAAGGCCTGCTGGAGAGCGCCTTGCGGGAAAAAACCATCAAATGGATTACCAATGCAAAGGTCGACAAGATTGAACCCGGAAGGATATTTGTGACCGAGGTCGATGAAGACGGCAATGACAAAAAGCATCATGAACTGCCCTTTAAGCATTCCATGATGTTACCTGCTTTTACCGGTGTCGACGCGGTACGGCATGTAAAAGCCGATGGCCTGGTGAATCCGCGTGGTTTTGTGCTGGTGGATGAATATCAGCGTAACGCGGCGTTTAAAAATATCTACGCCGTCGGCGTTTGTATCGCCATCCCGCCGATTGAAAAAACGCCTTTGCCGGTCGGTGCGCCCAAGACCGGTTACATGATCGAATCCATGGTGACTGCAGTTGCGCATAATATCACCGAGGAACTGGCAGGAAGGGAACCTTCTTACAAGGCAACCTGGAACGCGTTGTGTCTGGCAGATTTTGGTGATACCGGTGTGGCGTTTCTGGCGAAACCGCAAATTCCACCACGAAATACGACATGGTCGTCTGAAGGCAAATGGGTACATCTGGCTAAAATCGGTTTTGAAAAATATTTTATGCGTAAAATACGCAAAGGGATTAGTGAACCCTATTATGAAAAACTGGTATTAAATCTTTTGGGTTTGACCCGGCTTAAAGACAAAGGGGAATAA
- a CDS encoding DUF2892 domain-containing protein, translating into MTIDRAVLAVAGSFILISLLLAHFHSEYWLWFTAFVGANLLQSAFSGFCPMAMLLKKLGVKPGSAF; encoded by the coding sequence ATGACAATAGACAGAGCGGTGCTTGCTGTTGCAGGCAGTTTTATTCTGATCAGCCTGTTGCTGGCACATTTTCATTCGGAATACTGGTTGTGGTTTACCGCCTTTGTCGGTGCCAATCTTTTGCAATCCGCATTTTCAGGGTTCTGTCCGATGGCGATGCTGCTTAAGAAACTGGGCGTGAAACCGGGCAGCGCATTTTAG
- a CDS encoding TolC family protein — translation MLKTITTKLALSLIALVLLPSTYLSASEAYVFGQAPDKMLVNETAAQVFTLSQAIDFALANNPDLQIAIERIKQAEARLGMALAAFYPQISARASYEHSNNPAQVFAMIVAQRDFDVNSIQNINSPGYRQNFRPEVIGTLSLFRGGQDFQKSKAAELGIDAAEFERSTVRNALVEAVTVSYYAYLSALEAKKVAQDSIDAISSELNQTRLRFEAGTALKSEVLSLDVKLAEAKNAEIRAANSVELSKTSMANLLGLQNAQSFSIASTSGLTVPHLPASFDALLELAMTERPEVQAAARQVEISKRELKAELGAYLPKADAFVSYGQNSQSPGFSGQKDNVTVGVAVEMNLFSGFSTKQRVSAAERKVAEMRETERKTRLAIEQEVKIAFLRLEEALARLRVTEVSVLSAEEALRLVNEERRAGMATVTRYIESEVARNNAQSNLVAAHYDALSAEIALKKAVGDWK, via the coding sequence ATGCTTAAAACCATAACAACCAAACTGGCATTAAGCCTGATAGCGTTAGTCCTGCTGCCGTCAACGTATCTGTCGGCAAGTGAAGCGTATGTTTTCGGGCAAGCGCCTGATAAAATGCTTGTCAATGAAACCGCTGCACAGGTGTTTACGCTGAGTCAGGCCATCGATTTCGCACTCGCGAATAACCCCGACCTGCAAATTGCCATTGAACGCATCAAACAAGCCGAGGCGCGGCTGGGAATGGCGCTTGCTGCGTTTTATCCGCAGATCAGCGCTAGGGCAAGTTACGAGCATTCCAACAATCCGGCGCAGGTTTTTGCCATGATCGTGGCGCAGCGGGATTTTGATGTCAATTCTATCCAGAACATCAATAGCCCCGGTTACCGGCAGAACTTTCGCCCGGAAGTCATCGGTACATTATCGCTTTTTCGCGGCGGTCAGGATTTTCAAAAAAGCAAGGCAGCCGAGTTGGGTATCGATGCGGCTGAGTTTGAACGCTCAACAGTACGCAATGCCCTGGTCGAGGCGGTAACGGTGTCTTATTATGCCTATCTTTCCGCACTGGAGGCCAAGAAAGTCGCGCAGGATTCCATTGACGCCATTTCCAGTGAACTGAATCAGACCCGGTTGCGGTTTGAAGCGGGAACCGCACTGAAATCCGAGGTGTTGTCGCTGGATGTGAAACTGGCTGAAGCAAAAAATGCGGAAATCAGGGCGGCCAACAGTGTCGAACTGTCCAAAACCAGCATGGCCAACCTGCTCGGTTTGCAGAATGCGCAATCGTTCAGTATTGCATCAACGTCCGGGTTAACCGTGCCGCATCTGCCGGCATCGTTTGACGCGTTGCTCGAATTGGCGATGACCGAGCGCCCTGAAGTCCAGGCAGCAGCCCGTCAGGTTGAAATCAGCAAGCGCGAACTTAAAGCCGAGTTGGGCGCATATCTGCCCAAGGCCGATGCTTTTGTCAGTTACGGCCAGAACAGTCAGTCGCCGGGCTTTTCCGGTCAGAAGGATAATGTTACTGTGGGCGTGGCTGTTGAAATGAATCTGTTTTCCGGCTTCAGCACCAAACAGCGTGTCAGCGCGGCAGAGCGGAAAGTGGCGGAAATGCGCGAAACAGAACGCAAAACCCGGCTGGCCATTGAACAGGAAGTCAAGATTGCATTTTTAAGACTCGAAGAAGCATTGGCGCGGTTGCGTGTCACCGAGGTATCTGTTTTGTCGGCTGAAGAGGCGTTAAGACTGGTCAACGAGGAACGGCGTGCCGGTATGGCAACGGTGACGCGTTACATAGAATCAGAAGTTGCCCGGAATAATGCGCAATCCAATTTGGTCGCTGCGCACTATGATGCGCTGAGTGCGGAAATTGCATTAAAGAAAGCGGTTGGAGACTGGAAATAA
- a CDS encoding efflux RND transporter periplasmic adaptor subunit, with product MSQEKGQKDIKKIISVAAVTLVLILLLFYMQGSFVSKTPPGTSALAAETSEPASNTAVVTEKLVGDMLAWPGTVKSRTVAGIAPRLTARIIEIRVNAGDTVKQGDVIARLDERDLKAQEKAALAALAGANAQAVRATADKQRISGLYEKEAATREHFDAVVAQAREARARVNQAGGVVNEIKTRLADTVLLAPFDGTVVKRLKQPGDMGLPGVPVVTMQVPHGLRLEVEVPAACAGVFGVGMAVTVRIDTLNQTFSAPIDEIVPEIDAQTHSQLIKIALPAIEGLKPGFFGWLEQACDQHTALLIPVKAVKHLGQLEVVRVLADEQQSMRHVRTGKTFGDQIEIVSGLRAGELVMIDPWQAQ from the coding sequence ATGTCTCAGGAAAAAGGGCAAAAAGATATTAAAAAAATCATTTCTGTTGCTGCGGTTACGCTGGTTCTGATTCTTTTGCTGTTTTACATGCAGGGCAGTTTTGTCAGCAAAACACCGCCGGGAACCAGTGCGCTGGCCGCTGAAACAAGCGAGCCTGCCAGCAATACCGCGGTAGTCACTGAAAAATTGGTGGGTGATATGCTTGCCTGGCCCGGTACGGTAAAGTCAAGAACGGTTGCCGGGATTGCGCCCCGCCTGACTGCCCGGATTATCGAGATCAGGGTCAATGCGGGCGATACGGTTAAACAAGGCGATGTTATTGCGCGGCTGGACGAACGCGATCTCAAAGCTCAGGAAAAAGCGGCGCTTGCTGCCCTGGCGGGCGCCAATGCACAGGCAGTTCGCGCCACCGCCGACAAACAGCGGATCAGCGGTTTATATGAAAAGGAAGCGGCGACGCGGGAACATTTCGACGCTGTAGTCGCCCAGGCCAGGGAAGCACGGGCGCGCGTCAATCAGGCTGGCGGCGTGGTCAATGAAATCAAAACACGTCTGGCCGATACGGTGTTGCTGGCGCCTTTTGACGGAACCGTTGTCAAGCGCCTTAAACAGCCCGGCGACATGGGGCTGCCCGGCGTTCCGGTGGTGACCATGCAGGTGCCGCATGGACTCAGGCTCGAGGTTGAAGTGCCGGCCGCCTGTGCCGGTGTATTCGGCGTCGGCATGGCGGTCACGGTGCGCATAGACACGCTGAATCAGACTTTCAGCGCGCCGATTGACGAAATCGTTCCCGAAATCGATGCGCAAACACACTCTCAATTGATTAAAATTGCACTGCCAGCAATTGAAGGCTTGAAACCGGGGTTTTTCGGATGGCTGGAACAGGCCTGCGATCAACATACTGCATTGTTGATACCGGTCAAAGCCGTAAAACATCTTGGCCAGCTGGAAGTTGTCCGCGTACTGGCAGACGAACAACAATCCATGCGTCATGTCAGAACGGGTAAAACATTTGGCGACCAGATTGAAATTGTCTCCGGCTTGCGCGCTGGTGAATTGGTCATGATCGATCCCTGGCAGGCACAGTAA